One genomic segment of Occultella kanbiaonis includes these proteins:
- a CDS encoding UBP-type zinc finger domain-containing protein, translating to MSEATPVDTTAAPSGTGCQECEGLGGWWVHLRRCAACGHVGCCDSSPGQHATAHFRETGHELMRSFEPGEDWYWNYRTESTVTGPELAPPSSHPVDQPTPGPAGRVPADWRDHIHR from the coding sequence ATGAGCGAGGCCACCCCCGTCGACACCACGGCCGCACCGAGCGGGACGGGCTGTCAGGAGTGTGAGGGCCTCGGCGGCTGGTGGGTGCACCTGCGCCGGTGCGCCGCCTGCGGCCACGTCGGCTGCTGCGACAGCTCACCCGGCCAGCACGCCACCGCCCACTTCCGCGAGACCGGGCACGAGCTGATGCGCTCGTTCGAGCCGGGCGAGGACTGGTACTGGAACTACCGCACCGAGTCCACGGTCACAGGTCCGGAACTGGCCCCACCGAGCTCGCACCCGGTGGACCAGCCGACGCCCGGGCCGGCCGGCCGCGTCCCCGCGGACTGGCGCGATCACATCCACCGCTGA
- a CDS encoding alpha-L-rhamnosidase, translating to MPGSDQSAPLDLRLERTEQAGCLGTPTPRVGWRHAAGTGPQDGYELELVRGSAAPVTVEVTGAGGAEQVAVAWPHEPLAAGEVGSVRVRTSHGDGGWSPWSAPLAFHVAPLAPEDWVARFISPRHLAGLDDPAPVLTGTVTVGPGLVGARLLLSALGVVRARINGVRVGADELTPGWTSYHKRLRFHGYDVTDLLREGSNDVDALLGNGWYRGALTWDLRRDLYGDRLALLAQVELRYADGRVETVGTDSSWRAHSSHVLSDDLYDGQHTDLRLRGTLGAADEVDELDVDPRILVAPEGPPVRITQVVPAVEIVHSPTGKQIVDFGQNLVGWVNLTVRGHAAGDRITVRHAEVLEHGELGTRPLRKAKATDTYDLAGPEETELAPQLTFHGFRYAEVTGVDELRLEDVSAAVVGSQLTRTGWFTCSEPMLEQLHENVVWGTRGNFLDVPTDCPQRDERLGWTGDIQVFARTAAFLFDVDGFLSSWLRDLAADQRPDGGVPVVVPDVLRDENVIATAWGDAATMVPWVLYRRYGDLDLLRRQLPSMRAWVDRLWAEVDDSALWRTGFQYGDWLDPTAPPEDAAAARADPHVIQQAYLVRSTEMVAWAARALGQRALTEEYEDLADTARAAFQNAYVAPDGRVTSDCQTVYALALCWALLGSGEQVEGAGERLATLVREADATVATGFVGTPLILDALVIAGHTELAYAMLLQTQNPSWLYPVTMGATTIWERWDSMLPDGSINPGEMTSFNHYALGAVANFLHRRVAGLVAIAPGYREVEVDPLTEGPLTHAGARHLSPYGEIAVSWEKRPDGVVRLDVSVPPGVVARVYPPGVKRGSVKVGAGEHTFSG from the coding sequence GTGCCCGGCTCCGATCAGTCAGCGCCCCTGGACCTGCGCCTCGAGCGAACCGAGCAGGCCGGGTGCCTGGGCACCCCGACACCCCGGGTGGGGTGGCGCCACGCGGCCGGCACCGGGCCGCAGGACGGCTACGAGTTGGAGCTCGTGCGGGGCTCGGCTGCCCCGGTGACGGTCGAGGTGACCGGCGCCGGTGGTGCCGAGCAGGTCGCGGTCGCGTGGCCGCACGAGCCGCTCGCTGCCGGTGAGGTCGGCTCGGTGCGCGTGCGTACCAGCCATGGCGACGGCGGCTGGTCGCCCTGGAGCGCGCCGCTCGCCTTCCACGTCGCGCCCCTGGCGCCCGAGGACTGGGTGGCCCGGTTCATCTCTCCGCGGCACCTGGCCGGACTCGACGACCCGGCCCCGGTCCTGACCGGCACCGTGACCGTGGGGCCGGGGCTCGTCGGAGCGCGGCTGCTGCTCTCGGCGCTCGGTGTGGTCCGAGCCCGGATCAACGGCGTCCGGGTGGGCGCCGACGAGCTCACGCCCGGCTGGACGAGCTACCACAAGCGGCTGCGCTTCCACGGCTATGACGTCACCGACCTCCTGCGTGAGGGCAGCAACGACGTCGATGCGCTCCTCGGTAACGGGTGGTACCGCGGTGCGCTCACCTGGGACCTGCGCCGCGACCTGTACGGGGACCGGCTGGCCCTGCTCGCCCAGGTCGAGTTGCGCTACGCCGACGGCCGCGTCGAGACCGTCGGCACCGACTCCAGCTGGCGGGCGCACTCCTCGCACGTGCTCTCCGACGACCTGTACGACGGCCAGCACACGGACCTGCGCCTGCGCGGCACGCTCGGTGCGGCGGACGAGGTCGACGAGCTCGACGTGGACCCGCGGATCCTGGTTGCGCCCGAGGGCCCGCCGGTGCGGATCACCCAGGTGGTGCCGGCCGTCGAGATCGTCCACAGCCCGACCGGCAAACAGATCGTCGACTTCGGCCAGAACCTCGTCGGCTGGGTGAACCTGACCGTGCGCGGCCACGCCGCCGGGGACCGCATCACCGTCCGGCACGCCGAGGTCCTCGAGCACGGAGAACTCGGCACCCGGCCGCTGCGCAAGGCGAAGGCGACGGACACCTACGACCTCGCCGGCCCGGAGGAGACCGAGCTCGCACCGCAGCTGACCTTCCACGGCTTCCGCTATGCCGAGGTCACGGGCGTCGACGAGCTCCGGCTCGAGGACGTCAGCGCCGCCGTCGTCGGCTCGCAGCTGACCCGCACCGGGTGGTTCACCTGCTCCGAACCGATGCTCGAGCAGCTCCACGAGAACGTGGTGTGGGGCACTCGTGGCAACTTCCTGGACGTCCCCACCGACTGCCCGCAGCGTGACGAGCGGCTCGGCTGGACCGGGGACATCCAGGTGTTCGCGCGTACCGCGGCGTTCCTGTTCGACGTGGACGGATTCCTGTCCTCCTGGCTCCGGGACCTCGCCGCGGACCAACGGCCCGACGGTGGGGTGCCGGTCGTCGTCCCGGACGTGCTCCGCGATGAGAACGTGATCGCCACCGCCTGGGGGGACGCGGCGACGATGGTGCCGTGGGTGCTGTACCGGCGGTACGGGGACTTGGATCTGCTCCGGCGGCAGCTGCCCTCGATGCGAGCCTGGGTCGACCGGCTCTGGGCCGAGGTCGACGACTCCGCGCTCTGGCGCACCGGGTTCCAGTACGGCGACTGGCTCGATCCCACGGCCCCGCCGGAGGATGCCGCGGCCGCCCGGGCCGACCCGCATGTGATCCAGCAGGCGTACCTGGTGCGCTCCACCGAGATGGTCGCGTGGGCGGCCCGGGCGCTCGGCCAGCGCGCCCTGACCGAGGAGTACGAGGACCTGGCGGACACGGCCCGGGCGGCGTTCCAGAACGCATACGTGGCACCGGACGGCCGGGTCACCTCGGACTGCCAGACCGTGTACGCGCTGGCCCTGTGCTGGGCGCTCCTCGGCAGCGGCGAGCAGGTCGAGGGGGCCGGGGAGCGGCTCGCGACCCTGGTTCGGGAGGCGGACGCCACGGTCGCGACCGGGTTCGTCGGAACACCGCTGATCCTGGACGCGCTGGTGATCGCCGGGCACACCGAACTGGCCTACGCGATGCTCCTGCAGACGCAGAACCCGTCTTGGCTCTACCCGGTGACGATGGGGGCCACCACGATCTGGGAGCGCTGGGACTCGATGCTGCCGGACGGCTCGATCAATCCGGGCGAGATGACGTCGTTCAACCACTACGCGCTCGGCGCCGTCGCCAACTTCCTGCACCGCCGGGTGGCCGGCCTCGTCGCGATCGCTCCCGGCTACCGGGAGGTCGAGGTCGACCCGCTCACCGAGGGACCGCTGACCCACGCCGGTGCGCGGCACCTCAGTCCGTACGGCGAGATCGCCGTCTCATGGGAGAAGCGGCCCGACGGCGTGGTGCGGCTTGACGTGAGCGTCCCGCCCGGCGTGGTGGCGCGGGTGTATCCACCCGGGGTGAAGCGAGGGTCGGTCAAGGTGGGTGCGGGGGAGCATACGTTCAGCGGGTGA
- a CDS encoding alkaline phosphatase family protein, which produces MTEDHVLVVGIDGVRYDILREVATPHLDGLAAAGFLRPLRVNDAGPTISGPGWSTIFTGVLTPDHGVVDNDFSSNRYAEHPDVVSLVRRQRPDVVTWVGAGWSPLVTNESGGPLFAGGGWAPASPPAHTCEAWLAVDAEMTGHAVAHLTAHAGVGGSLVVAYLGAPDEVAHLRGVGPEYRDAIAAADAHLGRLLAAVAGRAGEDWTVIVVTDHGHVDDGGHGGDTEVERTAWIAASGPGLSTAGPHPLEHADVAAHTLAVLGAVPTSPAFIGRPFGTR; this is translated from the coding sequence GTGACCGAAGATCATGTCCTCGTCGTGGGCATCGACGGCGTGCGCTACGACATCCTCCGCGAGGTCGCGACCCCGCACCTGGACGGGCTCGCAGCGGCCGGGTTCCTGCGGCCGCTGCGCGTCAACGACGCCGGGCCGACGATCTCCGGCCCGGGGTGGTCGACCATCTTCACCGGTGTGCTCACCCCGGACCACGGCGTGGTCGACAACGACTTCAGCAGCAACCGCTACGCCGAACATCCCGATGTCGTGAGCCTCGTGCGCCGCCAGCGCCCCGACGTCGTCACCTGGGTCGGCGCCGGCTGGTCACCGCTGGTCACGAACGAGTCCGGCGGCCCGCTGTTCGCCGGCGGCGGCTGGGCGCCGGCGAGCCCGCCCGCGCACACCTGCGAGGCGTGGCTCGCCGTCGACGCCGAGATGACCGGCCACGCCGTCGCCCACCTGACGGCTCACGCCGGCGTCGGCGGGTCACTGGTGGTCGCGTACCTGGGCGCGCCCGACGAGGTCGCTCACCTGCGCGGGGTCGGCCCCGAGTATCGGGACGCCATCGCCGCCGCCGACGCCCACCTGGGCCGGCTGCTGGCCGCCGTCGCGGGCCGGGCCGGCGAGGACTGGACCGTCATCGTCGTCACCGATCACGGCCACGTCGACGACGGCGGCCATGGCGGCGACACCGAGGTCGAACGCACCGCCTGGATCGCGGCCTCCGGTCCCGGGTTGTCGACGGCGGGCCCGCACCCCCTGGAGCACGCCGACGTCGCGGCCCACACGTTGGCGGTGCTCGGGGCCGTGCCCACCTCGCCGGCATTCATCGGCCGGCCGTTCGGGACCCGGTGA
- a CDS encoding ABC transporter ATP-binding protein, translating into MSMNFSHWRALESAMRTDQPKRTFTRATLSRIGGFARPHKRKLIGFIGLSVVGAVLTVMTPVLAGRVVDAIIADGPAATVVLLAVAIAGVALVSAGVGLVSRWLSSTIGEGLILDLRRAVYSHVQRMPIAFFTRTRTGALVSRLNNDVIGAQRAFTFTLSGVVTNVIALILTLAVMLRLSWQITMLALVLLPIFLIPARRMGGRLAQLEKERANLNSSMTTQMTERFSAPGATLVKLFGRPEAEEAEFGDRAGRVATIGVRTAMGQGVFMLALTLVSALALALVYGLGGWMAVAGSLEAGTVVTLALLLGQLYGPLTALASARVDAMTALVSFERVFEVLDLPPLIEEPAAPAPLPAGPLAVEFDDVRFAYPSPDKVSLASLEEVATLDRRGGVEVLHGISFRAEPGQVVALVGSSGSGKSTIASLLPRLYDVDSGAVRLGGADVRDLAFADLRGALGMVTQDGHLFHASVAENLRYAAPGATDADLWQALERARLADLVTSLPDGLETVIGERGYRFSGGERQRLTIARLLLARPRVVILDEATSSLDATSEADVSAALGAALEGRTALVIAHRLSTVVGADQILVVESGRIVERGTHAELLADGGRYAQLYRTQFAGGREGDGAVPVRS; encoded by the coding sequence ATGAGCATGAACTTCAGCCACTGGCGCGCGCTCGAGTCGGCGATGCGCACGGACCAGCCCAAGCGAACCTTCACCCGTGCGACGCTCAGTCGGATCGGTGGCTTCGCCCGCCCGCACAAGCGCAAGCTGATCGGCTTCATCGGGCTGTCGGTGGTCGGCGCGGTCCTGACGGTGATGACGCCGGTGCTGGCCGGCCGGGTGGTCGACGCCATCATCGCGGACGGGCCGGCGGCCACGGTGGTGCTGCTGGCCGTCGCGATCGCCGGGGTGGCGCTGGTGAGTGCGGGGGTCGGGTTGGTCTCCCGGTGGCTGTCGTCGACGATCGGCGAAGGGCTGATCCTCGACCTGCGCCGGGCCGTGTACTCGCACGTGCAGCGGATGCCGATCGCCTTCTTCACCCGCACCCGCACCGGGGCGCTGGTGAGCCGGCTCAACAATGACGTGATCGGTGCCCAACGGGCGTTCACGTTCACCCTCTCCGGCGTCGTCACGAATGTGATCGCGCTGATCCTCACGCTCGCCGTGATGCTGCGGCTGTCGTGGCAGATCACCATGCTCGCGCTGGTGCTGCTCCCCATCTTCCTGATCCCGGCCCGGCGGATGGGTGGGCGGCTGGCGCAGCTGGAGAAGGAACGGGCGAACCTGAACTCCTCGATGACCACGCAGATGACCGAGCGGTTCTCCGCCCCCGGGGCCACCCTGGTGAAGCTGTTCGGCCGGCCCGAGGCGGAGGAGGCCGAGTTCGGCGACCGGGCCGGCCGGGTCGCCACGATCGGGGTCCGCACGGCGATGGGACAGGGCGTGTTCATGCTCGCGCTGACCCTCGTCTCCGCGCTCGCGCTCGCCCTTGTCTACGGGCTCGGCGGCTGGATGGCCGTGGCCGGATCCCTCGAGGCCGGCACCGTGGTCACGCTCGCCCTGCTGCTCGGGCAGCTGTACGGGCCGCTGACCGCGCTGGCGAGTGCCCGGGTCGATGCCATGACAGCCCTGGTCAGCTTCGAGCGAGTCTTCGAGGTGCTCGATCTGCCGCCGCTGATCGAGGAGCCCGCCGCGCCCGCGCCGCTGCCGGCGGGGCCCCTGGCCGTCGAGTTCGACGACGTGCGGTTCGCCTACCCGAGCCCGGACAAGGTGTCCCTTGCTTCCCTGGAGGAGGTCGCCACCCTGGACCGCCGCGGCGGCGTCGAGGTGCTCCACGGGATCTCGTTCCGGGCCGAGCCCGGGCAGGTGGTGGCGCTCGTCGGGTCCTCGGGCAGCGGGAAGTCGACGATCGCCTCGCTGTTGCCGCGGCTCTACGACGTCGACTCCGGCGCGGTCCGGCTCGGCGGCGCGGACGTGCGCGACCTCGCGTTCGCGGACCTGCGCGGCGCGCTCGGGATGGTCACCCAGGACGGGCACCTGTTCCACGCCTCGGTCGCGGAGAACCTGCGCTACGCGGCGCCGGGGGCCACCGATGCCGACCTGTGGCAGGCGCTCGAGCGGGCCCGGCTGGCGGACCTGGTGACCAGTCTTCCGGACGGGCTCGAGACGGTGATCGGCGAACGCGGCTACCGCTTCTCCGGCGGCGAGCGGCAGCGGCTGACGATCGCCCGGCTGTTGCTGGCCAGGCCACGGGTGGTGATCCTGGACGAGGCGACCTCGAGCCTGGACGCCACCTCCGAGGCCGACGTCAGTGCCGCCCTCGGGGCCGCACTGGAGGGTCGGACCGCGCTCGTGATCGCCCACCGGCTCTCGACAGTCGTCGGCGCCGACCAGATCCTCGTGGTCGAGTCCGGCCGGATCGTCGAGCGTGGCACGCACGCCGAACTGCTGGCCGACGGCGGCCGGTACGCACAGCTGTACCGCACCCAGTTCGCGGGTGGCCGGGAGGGTGACGGCGCGGTACCGGTCCGGTCCTGA
- a CDS encoding VOC family protein → MATLREIVIDCRDAPALARFWAAALDGYEVRAYDDAEVARLAGLGLTPETDPTVAVDGPGPTLFLQQVPEAKTAKNRVHVDLSASDRSAEVARLVDLGARVVAQQDGWTVLGDPEGNEFCVADEH, encoded by the coding sequence GTGGCCACGCTGCGGGAGATCGTCATCGACTGCCGGGACGCGCCGGCGCTGGCTCGGTTCTGGGCCGCGGCCCTGGACGGCTACGAGGTGCGCGCGTATGACGACGCCGAGGTGGCCCGGCTCGCGGGTCTCGGGCTCACCCCCGAGACCGACCCGACCGTGGCGGTCGACGGACCGGGTCCCACGCTGTTCCTCCAACAGGTCCCGGAGGCCAAGACGGCCAAGAACCGGGTGCACGTCGATCTGTCCGCGAGCGACCGGAGCGCCGAGGTGGCCCGGCTCGTCGACCTGGGCGCGCGCGTGGTGGCGCAACAGGACGGCTGGACGGTGCTGGGGGATCCGGAGGGGAACGAGTTCTGCGTGGCCGACGAGCACTGA
- a CDS encoding FAD-dependent oxidoreductase, with translation MTEHYDVVVVGGGPAGCPAAIQAARLGARTLLVEKNGALGGTTTVAGVALPGLFHAWGRQIIAGIGWDMVRRSVELTGRDLPDFTQWQLPHYKLQVPVSPAIYASVIDETVVASGAELLLHTMVAAVRPSPAGWDVTLCTKEGLIDLSTTMLVDATGDADVVAHAGLARHANADRQPGTIMVRFGGYDPATLDYEVLDAAYERAVAAGDLVPGDLQLFTKPMRKFLRNHGENAIHVPGIEGGTSAAKTAAELAGRRTLMRVHNFLRALPGLEGLTVDRWAIETGVRETYTIDGLTRVTAVDYTSGRLWDDAVSFSFYPIDVHSHDGDGIDIRPLTFGIFPTIPRGAMIPRGSTNLVVAGRAIAGDQEANSAYRVQASCMAMGQAAGAITALAARTGSAAADVPIEDVRAALRAHGAIVPGDPDAPRTEPESDSTRSTDPTLSAGSTHPTEPATTGHPRSA, from the coding sequence ATGACCGAGCACTACGACGTCGTCGTCGTCGGCGGCGGGCCCGCGGGCTGTCCAGCCGCGATCCAGGCCGCGCGCCTGGGTGCCCGCACCCTGCTGGTCGAGAAGAACGGCGCCCTCGGCGGCACCACCACCGTGGCCGGCGTGGCGCTGCCGGGGCTGTTCCACGCGTGGGGCCGGCAGATCATCGCCGGTATCGGCTGGGACATGGTGCGCCGCTCCGTCGAGCTCACCGGGCGCGATCTCCCGGACTTCACCCAGTGGCAGCTGCCCCACTACAAGCTCCAGGTGCCGGTCAGCCCGGCGATCTACGCGTCGGTGATCGACGAGACCGTGGTGGCCTCCGGCGCGGAACTGCTGCTGCACACCATGGTCGCCGCGGTGCGCCCGAGTCCGGCCGGCTGGGACGTGACCCTGTGCACGAAGGAAGGGCTGATCGACCTCAGCACCACCATGCTCGTGGACGCGACCGGTGACGCGGACGTGGTCGCCCACGCCGGCCTGGCCCGGCACGCGAACGCCGACCGTCAGCCGGGCACCATCATGGTGCGCTTCGGCGGCTACGACCCGGCCACCCTGGACTACGAGGTGCTGGACGCGGCGTACGAGCGGGCGGTCGCCGCCGGCGACCTGGTGCCCGGCGACCTGCAGCTCTTCACCAAACCGATGCGCAAGTTCCTGCGCAACCACGGCGAGAACGCGATCCACGTGCCCGGGATCGAGGGTGGCACGTCCGCCGCGAAGACCGCCGCCGAGCTCGCCGGGCGCCGCACCCTGATGCGCGTGCACAACTTCCTCCGAGCGCTGCCCGGGCTCGAGGGCCTCACGGTGGACCGGTGGGCGATCGAGACCGGGGTCCGGGAGACGTACACGATCGACGGGCTGACCCGGGTCACCGCGGTCGACTACACGAGCGGCCGGCTCTGGGACGACGCCGTGAGCTTCAGCTTCTACCCGATCGACGTGCACTCGCACGACGGCGACGGCATCGACATCCGGCCGTTGACGTTCGGCATCTTCCCGACGATCCCGCGGGGCGCGATGATCCCGCGCGGCAGCACGAACCTGGTCGTGGCCGGCCGGGCCATCGCCGGGGACCAGGAGGCCAATTCCGCCTACCGCGTGCAGGCCTCCTGCATGGCGATGGGCCAGGCGGCCGGCGCCATCACCGCCCTCGCGGCGCGCACCGGATCGGCCGCGGCGGACGTGCCCATCGAGGACGTCCGCGCGGCGCTGCGCGCCCACGGCGCCATCGTGCCCGGCGACCCCGACGCACCCCGTACCGAGCCCGAGTCCGACTCGACGCGCTCCACCGACCCGACGCTCTCGGCCGGCTCGACGCACCCGACCGAACCGGCCACGACCGGCCATCCGCGCAGCGCCTGA
- a CDS encoding EamA family transporter, with translation MTNSSTVLLVVLATAALHAVWNAVAKSIGDRWVATFLFGSVIAVTGAVGAVITTATLGLPDPASWPFLVLSAVLQCVYMVLLTRAYSLGQMSRLYPIARGTSPVVVTAVAVLLLHERLPAPAWLGLALLVFALATLALSRGVPRAGSGLGLALLTGFAIAAYTLLDGVGVRMTAEPLPYISWMFAVHGPLLAGLSAWQMGSGRRERVRGNVRMGLFGGLMSVTSYGIAVWAQAYAPLALVAAIRETSVVWGVLIARFILGEHLWRREIVAIVLAAGGAVLLQLGG, from the coding sequence ATGACGAACAGCAGCACGGTCCTGCTGGTCGTGCTGGCGACCGCGGCCCTGCACGCGGTGTGGAACGCCGTCGCCAAGTCGATCGGCGACCGGTGGGTGGCGACCTTCCTCTTCGGCTCGGTGATCGCCGTGACCGGCGCGGTCGGTGCGGTCATCACGACCGCGACGCTCGGGCTCCCCGATCCGGCGAGCTGGCCGTTCCTGGTGCTCTCCGCCGTCCTGCAGTGCGTCTACATGGTGCTGCTGACCAGGGCCTACTCGCTCGGGCAGATGAGCCGGCTCTACCCGATCGCGCGCGGGACCTCCCCGGTCGTGGTGACCGCCGTCGCCGTACTGCTCCTGCACGAGCGACTGCCGGCCCCGGCCTGGCTCGGCCTGGCCCTGCTGGTGTTCGCGCTGGCCACCCTGGCGCTCTCGCGCGGGGTGCCGCGGGCGGGTTCGGGGCTCGGGCTGGCCCTGCTGACGGGGTTCGCCATCGCGGCCTACACCCTCCTCGACGGCGTCGGCGTCCGGATGACGGCCGAGCCCCTTCCCTACATCTCCTGGATGTTCGCGGTGCACGGGCCGCTCCTCGCCGGCCTCTCGGCATGGCAGATGGGGTCGGGCCGGCGCGAACGGGTCCGCGGCAACGTGCGCATGGGGCTGTTCGGCGGTCTGATGTCCGTGACCTCCTACGGCATCGCCGTCTGGGCACAGGCGTATGCCCCGCTCGCCCTGGTCGCGGCGATCCGTGAGACCAGCGTGGTCTGGGGCGTGCTCATCGCGCGGTTCATCCTGGGTGAGCACCTCTGGAGGCGCGAAATCGTCGCGATCGTTCTCGCCGCAGGTGGGGCGGTCCTGCTCCAGCTCGGCGGCTGA
- a CDS encoding ABC transporter substrate-binding protein, whose product MSPITSEPRFTPSRRALLLGGAGFGALTLAGCGGFVNDDDGGGSGAESGSGAGGGTVSAYLSTEQNTGIEPLVEPFTADSGVELDITSVAVPDMNQQLAVQLSSGTAADIFRVSPGYSSNVAAGVLGSGGDLLDLSDAAWAASIDDGTRALSDVDGKTFAFPVARNSLVLAYNLAVFDELGLEPPTTWTELLDVCQALTDSGRTAISHGLSGGAIYLQFYVYILAGTLLYGPNPDLDAQMRAGETSFTDEPGWTEVFTKYLELRDKGYFTEGALGVSPDQAMQDLATGVAGMTVLTNSGLPALYEYSETGAEAFSILAMPAGDDAEATLMPTAPDFLAVNAAATNPDGARALLEFLAEPANVETYANALAVLPGLDVGAQVDNPALEPVLPLVDAGRTVSYANYLWPNGDVQQTMLQSGQQLYADEITIADLLAQMDAEYAKGTP is encoded by the coding sequence ATGTCCCCCATCACCTCGGAACCGCGCTTCACCCCGTCCCGCCGCGCCCTCCTCCTCGGTGGCGCCGGGTTCGGCGCCCTCACGCTCGCCGGGTGCGGCGGCTTCGTGAACGACGACGACGGCGGCGGGTCGGGTGCGGAGTCCGGGTCCGGTGCCGGCGGTGGCACCGTCTCCGCGTACCTGTCCACCGAGCAGAACACCGGCATCGAGCCGCTCGTGGAGCCGTTCACCGCCGACAGCGGCGTCGAGCTCGACATCACGTCCGTGGCCGTGCCGGACATGAACCAGCAGCTCGCCGTGCAGCTCTCGTCCGGGACCGCGGCGGACATCTTCCGGGTCTCCCCCGGGTACTCCTCCAACGTGGCCGCCGGCGTGCTCGGCAGCGGCGGCGACCTGCTCGACCTCTCCGATGCGGCCTGGGCCGCCAGCATCGACGACGGCACCCGGGCCCTGTCCGACGTGGACGGCAAGACGTTCGCGTTCCCGGTCGCGCGCAACTCTCTTGTGCTGGCCTACAACCTGGCGGTCTTCGACGAGCTGGGCCTCGAGCCGCCGACCACCTGGACCGAGCTGCTCGACGTGTGCCAGGCCCTGACCGACTCCGGCCGGACCGCGATCTCGCACGGGTTGTCCGGCGGCGCGATCTACCTGCAGTTCTACGTGTACATCCTGGCCGGCACCCTGCTGTACGGGCCGAACCCCGACCTCGACGCCCAGATGCGCGCCGGGGAGACCAGCTTCACCGACGAGCCCGGCTGGACCGAGGTGTTCACCAAGTACCTCGAGCTGCGTGACAAGGGCTACTTCACCGAAGGCGCACTCGGCGTCTCGCCGGACCAGGCCATGCAGGACCTGGCCACCGGCGTCGCGGGGATGACCGTGCTGACCAACTCGGGCCTGCCCGCCCTGTACGAGTACTCCGAGACCGGCGCAGAGGCGTTCTCCATCCTCGCGATGCCCGCCGGCGACGACGCCGAGGCAACCCTGATGCCGACCGCGCCGGACTTCCTGGCCGTCAACGCGGCGGCCACCAACCCCGACGGCGCCCGCGCCCTCCTGGAGTTCCTCGCCGAGCCCGCGAACGTGGAGACCTACGCGAACGCGCTCGCGGTGCTGCCCGGCCTGGACGTCGGCGCCCAGGTCGACAACCCGGCGCTCGAGCCGGTGCTGCCGCTCGTCGACGCGGGCCGGACCGTCTCCTACGCGAACTACCTGTGGCCCAACGGTGACGTGCAGCAGACCATGCTGCAGTCCGGGCAGCAGCTCTACGCCGACGAGATCACCATCGCAGACCTGCTCGCCCAGATGGACGCCGAGTACGCGAAGGGCACGCCGTGA
- a CDS encoding IclR family transcriptional regulator has translation MTATDDTATAPGTGAQRSSIQVIDRTVALLRALAGAGPSGLALKDLTAAVGLRPSTGRTLLSALVTHGLARQSEPERRYLLGPTFFELNRSYVEQSDLASVAAPVLRELWLATDETVHLSVLKDARRVDLSVLVSQQLLNINPTVARFTDDNAVPPFRTAAGKILFAGQSARRRAAMLDGAPWRAAVDRTPAELEELVEQVLSQGYATNYEEEEPGVCGVAAPVRDHTGRTVAALCVGYPSVRHSPLHAEALRTAVVESATALSALLGAAPTLGEQAS, from the coding sequence ATGACCGCCACCGACGACACCGCGACCGCGCCCGGCACCGGCGCCCAACGCAGCTCGATCCAGGTCATCGACCGCACGGTCGCGCTGCTGCGTGCCCTGGCCGGCGCCGGACCGAGCGGACTCGCGCTCAAGGACCTGACGGCCGCCGTCGGGCTCCGTCCCTCGACGGGACGCACCCTGCTCAGCGCCCTGGTCACCCACGGCCTGGCGCGCCAGTCGGAGCCGGAGCGGCGCTACCTGCTCGGGCCGACGTTCTTCGAGCTGAACCGGTCCTACGTGGAGCAGTCCGACCTGGCGTCAGTGGCCGCGCCGGTGCTCCGGGAGCTGTGGCTCGCCACGGACGAGACCGTGCACCTGTCCGTGCTCAAGGACGCCCGGCGCGTCGACCTCTCGGTGCTGGTCAGCCAACAGTTGCTGAACATCAACCCCACCGTCGCCCGCTTCACCGACGACAACGCCGTCCCCCCGTTCCGCACCGCCGCCGGGAAGATCCTGTTCGCCGGGCAGAGCGCCCGGAGGCGGGCAGCGATGCTCGACGGGGCTCCGTGGCGGGCGGCCGTGGACCGGACGCCCGCGGAGCTGGAGGAACTCGTCGAGCAGGTTCTCTCGCAGGGCTACGCGACCAACTACGAGGAGGAGGAACCGGGCGTGTGCGGCGTCGCCGCACCGGTCCGTGACCACACCGGGCGCACCGTCGCCGCCCTGTGCGTCGGCTACCCCTCGGTCCGGCACTCGCCGCTGCACGCGGAGGCGCTGCGCACCGCCGTCGTCGAGTCCGCGACCGCACTCTCGGCGCTCCTGGGCGCCGCACCGACCCTTGGGGAGCAGGCATCATGA